One Oryza sativa Japonica Group chromosome 8, ASM3414082v1 DNA window includes the following coding sequences:
- the LOC4345527 gene encoding heavy metal-associated isoprenylated plant protein 5, with protein MRAGGMLCRSQAATAVCVPGDARSMIVSRRADRTIAEDARLAHDVRYARLGAAASAGGARVPSRRFAAPRQALTPPPPPPPPPQPPKQHRRPRRGAGVAVTFPMVTKSPKETPAREMAAAAAAAKRAPLAAASPGDQVLQVVVMKVAIHCQGCAGKVRKHISKMEGVTSFSIDLESKKVTVMGHVSPAGVLESISKVKKAELLFL; from the exons ATGAGGGCGGGCGGGATGCTGTGCCGGTcgcaggcggcgacggcggtgtgcGTGCCGGGGGACGCGCGCTCCATGATCGTGTCGCGCCGCGCCGACCGCACCATCGCCGAGGACGCGCGCCTCGCGCACGACGTCAGGTACGCGCGCCTCGGCGCTGCTGcatccgccggcggcgcgcgggtccCGTCGCGGCGGTTCGCGGCGCCGAGGCAGGCGcttactcctcctcctcctccgccgccgccgccgcagccgccgaagCAGCAccggcgccctcgccgcggGGCCGGCGTCGCGGTGACGTTCCCCATGGTGACCAAGAGCCCCAAGGAGACCCCGGCGAGGGAGatggccgcagccgccgccgccgccaagcgcgcgcccctcgccgccgcgtcgcccggcGACCAAGTCCTCCAG GTGGTGGTCATGAAGGTGGCTATTCACTGCCAGGGGTGTGCAGGGAAAGTGAGGAAGCATATCTCCAAGATGGAAG GTGTGACGTCGTTCAGCATCGACCTGGAGAGCAAGAAGGTGACAGTGATGGGTCACGTGTCGCCGGCGGGCGTCCTCGAGAGCATCTCCAAGGTCAAGAAGGCCGAGCTCCTCTTCCTCTGA